In Biomphalaria glabrata chromosome 11, xgBioGlab47.1, whole genome shotgun sequence, the following proteins share a genomic window:
- the LOC106058963 gene encoding uncharacterized protein LOC106058963 yields the protein MEKQSLKVIQEVLSKRLTIYISEKERRLAEICVDLTLSFITALLGTVNNLVVMVVLAKQGFKDSVSISMTTVAFWDFIKCFGGTLQRMSGLLALIDPAMAQSWANIGVVVFNYLVSFTSYVTSVLAAYVAIERCLCVTIPFRVKKLLTPKVASALCLAISVVVFGCFAVMYGVYDIYWDFDPEFNETVAHYDFKDFSVNNTSLWEYYNISGVTWPTVSLIIIIICTVLISQRLQQASMFRNNLRNSTTSSSLDLSSNPGKRISRRDGQVIKMLLVVIALFIVTLSPRVAVYTAKYFVYDFYFLRRYHNLFCLVAYIVYFFDLLNGASNFFIFMVMSTSFRNTIKRMCNIRIETEVRHHTELKRLQRRQENCY from the coding sequence atGGAAAAACAATCATTGAAAGTGATTCAGGAAGTCCTCTCAAAAAGACTCACTATCTACATCAGTGAGAAGGAACGACGACTCGCTGAAATTTGCGTGGACTtaacactttcttttattaccGCCCTTCTCGGTACTGTCAACAACCTGGTGGTTATGGTGGTCCTGGCCAAGCAAGGGTTCAAGGACAGTGTGAGCATTTCTATGACTACGGTGGCGTTCTGGGATTTCATCAAATGCTTTGGCGGGACACTGCAAAGGATGTCCGGGCTGCTGGCCCTTATCGACCCCGCCATGGCCCAAAGCTGGGCCAACATCGGCGTTGTGGTGTTTAATTACCTCGTCTCATTTACCAGCTACGTCACAAGCGTCCTGGCCGCTTACGTGGCCATTGAGCGATGTTTGTGCGTCACAATTCCTTTTAGGGTGAAGAAGCTGCTGACTCCAAAAGTAGCCAGCGCTTTGTGCTTGGCCATCTCAGTGGTCGTCTTCGGCTGCTTCGCCGTCATGTACGGAGTCTACGACATCTACTGGGACTTCGACCCCGAGTTTAACGAGACCGTGGCCCACTACGACTTCAAAGACTTCTCCGTGAACAACACGTCTCTCTGGGAGTACTACAACATTTCTGGAGTCACCTGGCCTACGGTCAGCTTGATCATCATTATCATATGCACTGTGCTCATATCGCAGAGGCTGCAGCAAGCATCCATGTTCAGAAACAACCTTCGCAACAGCACCACCTCATCCTCTCTGGATCTGTCCAGCAACCCAGGCAAGAGGATCTCTCGAAGAGACGGTCAAGTGATTAAGATGCTCCTCGTTGTCATCGCCTTGTTCATCGTGACCCTGTCCCCCCGCGTGGCAGTGTACACCGCCAAGTACTTTGTCTACGACTTTTACTTTCTGCGGAGGTATCACAACCTTTTTTGCTTGGTGGCCTACATAGTCTACTTCTTCGATCTGCTGAATGGCGCCAGCAATTTCTTCATTTTTATGGTCATGAGTACGTCCTTCAGAAATACGATCAAGAGAATGTGCAATATAAGAATTGAAACAGAAGTGCGTCATCATACCGAGCTGAAGAGATTGCAGAGGAGACAAGAAAACTGTTACTAA